One Lysinibacillus fusiformis genomic window carries:
- a CDS encoding type IV pilus twitching motility protein PilT: MTAYSIVELLTRSFEEKASDLHLTKGIPPVYRMHGKLEHYGTTPLETEDLQEMVKVILPAHKQQEFEDKGETDFNFSLPGKCRFRVNAYHQRNEVTIAARLIEAKIPSIETLNMPEVLYRLAEKPQGLILVTGPTGSGKSTTLAAMIDYINETRSKHIITLEDPIEYLHSHKKSVINQREVGVDTMSFANGLRASLRQDPDIILVGEMRDYETISTAITAAETGHLVMATLHTSSAPTTIDRIIDVFPPHQQSQIRVQLANVLQGIISQRLFVRKDVKGRIAATEILVQAPSISNLIRNEKIHQIPSVMQTSRALGMHTLESSMQHLIATGKISLEDARPYMNAGDYS; this comes from the coding sequence ATGACAGCATATTCAATTGTAGAGCTATTAACTCGCTCATTTGAGGAAAAGGCATCAGATTTACATTTAACAAAAGGCATCCCCCCTGTTTATCGTATGCATGGCAAGTTAGAGCATTATGGCACTACACCACTTGAAACAGAAGATTTACAGGAAATGGTGAAGGTTATTTTACCAGCACATAAACAACAGGAATTTGAGGATAAAGGCGAGACGGACTTTAACTTTTCATTGCCTGGAAAATGCCGGTTCCGTGTCAATGCCTACCATCAACGCAATGAAGTAACGATTGCGGCACGTTTAATTGAAGCAAAAATACCGTCCATTGAAACACTCAATATGCCGGAAGTACTGTATCGACTCGCAGAAAAACCGCAGGGACTTATTTTAGTGACAGGACCAACAGGTTCAGGGAAATCCACGACCTTAGCGGCAATGATTGATTACATAAATGAAACGCGTTCCAAGCATATTATTACGCTAGAGGATCCGATTGAGTATTTGCATTCGCATAAAAAATCAGTCATCAATCAGCGTGAGGTCGGTGTAGATACGATGAGCTTTGCCAATGGCTTACGTGCTTCGTTACGTCAGGACCCGGATATTATTTTAGTCGGTGAGATGCGCGACTATGAAACGATTTCAACAGCTATTACCGCAGCTGAGACAGGGCACTTGGTAATGGCAACGTTACATACTAGTAGTGCGCCAACAACAATAGACCGTATTATTGACGTGTTTCCGCCACATCAACAAAGTCAAATCCGTGTGCAACTTGCGAATGTACTGCAAGGGATCATTTCACAGCGTCTCTTTGTACGCAAAGATGTAAAGGGGCGTATAGCGGCAACTGAAATTTTAGTACAGGCTCCGTCCATTTCAAACTTAATCCGCAATGAGAAAATTCACCAAATTCCAAGTGTGATGCAGACAAGTAGGGCACTGGGCATGCACACATTGGAATCATCCATGCAGCACTTAATCGCTACAGGGAAAATTTCATTAGAAGATGCCAGACCATATATGAATGCTGGTGATTATAGTTGA
- a CDS encoding type II secretion system F family protein — MTVFRYNGRTRTGAQKKGTIEAPNKKIAIEKLRAQGINARDIQESNSILHKDIAFGTKVKHQDFVIYCRQYATLIRAGVSVVEATHILGEQTRSKPLKRALMQVEEDIRSGTSFSDASAKHPKVFPVLFINMMRAGEATGNIDDTLDRLAGTLEKQYNIKKKIQSAMTYPAVLSVLTLVVGMFLMVFIVPTFMDAFKDMDLEMPLITIIVVGISDWLIEFWYIVILALLVLVLGFNFLYKNNKEFHYTVNVMMLRMPVFGQLLQKDVIARMTRTLATLFSSSVPILQALTIVEKVAGNPVIGKVMLEARDNLEKGGTLSEPLEKSWLFPPLVTQMTSIGERTGSLDYMLEKIADFYEDEVDRAVDTLKSLVEPLMIVVLALVVGVIVAAIFLPMFELYENM, encoded by the coding sequence TTGACGGTATTTCGTTATAATGGGCGAACAAGAACAGGCGCACAAAAAAAAGGCACAATTGAAGCGCCCAACAAGAAAATAGCGATCGAAAAACTACGTGCACAGGGCATCAATGCACGTGATATCCAAGAGTCCAACAGTATTTTACACAAGGATATCGCCTTTGGTACAAAGGTCAAACATCAGGATTTCGTTATTTACTGCCGGCAATACGCTACCTTAATTCGTGCGGGTGTGTCCGTAGTTGAAGCCACTCATATTTTAGGCGAGCAAACAAGGAGTAAGCCGTTAAAACGAGCACTGATGCAAGTAGAGGAGGACATTCGAAGCGGTACGTCGTTTTCAGATGCCTCTGCCAAACATCCAAAAGTATTTCCTGTATTATTCATCAACATGATGCGTGCAGGCGAAGCGACTGGAAACATCGATGATACGCTAGATCGTTTAGCAGGCACACTAGAAAAACAGTATAACATTAAAAAGAAAATACAATCCGCTATGACTTATCCGGCAGTATTATCAGTCCTGACGTTAGTTGTTGGTATGTTTTTAATGGTCTTTATCGTGCCGACCTTTATGGATGCCTTTAAAGATATGGATTTAGAGATGCCCCTGATTACGATTATTGTCGTGGGCATCAGTGACTGGCTTATTGAATTTTGGTATATCGTTATTTTGGCGTTACTTGTGTTGGTGCTTGGCTTTAACTTTTTATATAAAAATAATAAAGAATTTCATTATACGGTCAATGTGATGATGTTGCGAATGCCGGTGTTTGGACAGCTCTTGCAAAAAGATGTGATTGCACGTATGACAAGAACACTAGCCACTTTATTTAGTAGCTCTGTGCCGATTTTACAGGCACTGACAATCGTCGAAAAAGTAGCGGGTAACCCCGTTATCGGCAAGGTGATGCTAGAGGCCCGCGATAATTTAGAAAAGGGTGGCACTTTATCAGAACCACTAGAGAAAAGTTGGCTATTTCCGCCACTCGTCACTCAAATGACGTCAATTGGCGAACGAACAGGATCGCTGGATTACATGCTTGAAAAAATTGCTGATTTTTATGAGGACGAGGTTGACCGTGCTGTTGATACACTGAAATCACTGGTTGAACCATTGATGATTGTTGTGCTCGCATTAGTAGTTGGTGTCATTGTAGCAGCTATTTTCTTACCAATGTTCGAGCTATATGAGAATATGTAG
- a CDS encoding prepilin-type N-terminal cleavage/methylation domain-containing protein, whose protein sequence is MFKKLLNKKLVKNEKGLTLIELLAVIVILAIIAAIAIPAIGNIIENSRYNAVKADAINVLNAGQLYYTENPTGDEKATGGSTVTSITVAQLKTAKYLDTAGTIPPTATVANANPKTLSNAEVTYSGSKKVTFDGATIEGINEDDKKGSGEGGHTIEGAKESTQ, encoded by the coding sequence ATGTTCAAAAAATTATTAAACAAGAAACTAGTAAAAAATGAAAAGGGTTTAACATTAATTGAGTTATTAGCAGTTATTGTCATCCTAGCGATTATCGCAGCAATTGCAATCCCAGCTATTGGAAATATCATTGAAAACTCACGCTATAATGCGGTGAAAGCAGATGCGATTAATGTCTTAAACGCGGGTCAACTTTATTACACAGAGAATCCAACGGGTGATGAAAAGGCTACAGGAGGTTCAACAGTAACATCAATTACAGTGGCTCAATTAAAAACCGCTAAGTACTTGGATACTGCGGGTACAATTCCTCCAACTGCTACGGTGGCAAATGCTAATCCTAAAACATTAAGTAATGCGGAAGTAACTTATAGTGGTTCTAAAAAAGTAACTTTTGATGGCGCAACAATTGAAGGTATTAATGAAGATGATAAAAAAGGGAGCGGTGAAGGTGGACATACTATAGAAGGTGCAAAGGAATCAACACAGTAA
- the pilM gene encoding type IV pilus biogenesis protein PilM — translation MFKRKRKSHVSIELKDYVLRAIVAKGPEPSQWQGYEYPLAPGIVENATIMEEVELFEIIKEQVVKWTGKKQPVRMFVPDTTVLLKSFDHAKDVKLHELRGYAEMELGHSIHLPFQDPLIDVYDPDPDDGKAMLFAAPSEEINKMVGMFLDVSLEPEAADIRALCNVRLLENMHVLASDKTYLIADWSINELSISIFSQGQIEFLRYQSIETDLTQWQGKKEDDFSYQFSYSGEIDDYRMVVMDQVLEIDRMMNFFKFSLHKGEKSVDEIIVLGDNPLLKTIGHLLESNLGVPLTVVNEEMVEQYFPGFKREFSTLLGLALKEVK, via the coding sequence ATGTTTAAGAGAAAAAGAAAATCGCATGTTTCGATAGAGTTGAAGGATTATGTGCTGCGTGCGATTGTGGCGAAAGGACCGGAGCCTAGTCAGTGGCAGGGCTATGAGTATCCTTTAGCACCTGGCATTGTTGAAAATGCGACCATTATGGAAGAGGTAGAACTATTTGAAATTATTAAAGAGCAGGTTGTCAAATGGACTGGGAAAAAACAACCTGTGCGTATGTTCGTGCCTGATACTACGGTACTTTTAAAGAGTTTCGATCATGCTAAGGATGTTAAGCTTCATGAACTGAGGGGCTATGCGGAAATGGAGCTTGGGCATTCCATTCATTTACCATTCCAAGACCCGTTGATTGATGTGTATGATCCTGATCCTGACGATGGGAAGGCTATGTTATTTGCGGCTCCATCAGAGGAGATAAATAAAATGGTTGGTATGTTTCTTGATGTTTCATTAGAACCTGAAGCTGCCGATATTCGTGCGTTATGCAATGTTCGATTGCTAGAAAATATGCATGTTTTAGCTAGTGATAAAACATATCTAATTGCTGATTGGTCTATAAATGAACTGTCTATTAGTATTTTTTCGCAAGGTCAGATAGAATTTTTGCGCTATCAATCAATCGAAACAGATTTAACACAATGGCAAGGTAAAAAAGAGGATGATTTTAGCTATCAATTTAGCTATAGCGGCGAAATCGATGATTACCGCATGGTCGTGATGGATCAGGTGCTTGAAATTGATCGTATGATGAATTTCTTTAAGTTTTCTTTACATAAGGGTGAAAAATCTGTCGATGAAATTATCGTACTCGGCGATAACCCACTACTAAAAACAATTGGTCATTTATTGGAGTCTAATTTAGGCGTACCATTAACAGTAGTAAATGAAGAAATGGTGGAGCAATATTTCCCAGGCTTTAAAAGAGAGTTTTCAACGTTACTCGGCTTGGCTTTAAAGGAGGTTAAGTAA
- a CDS encoding PilN domain-containing protein: protein MVPDINLLPQLEKKAASPKVLYGVLIVAVLIIVAYLLFMFFSVKSDLQVLTAEEQTLTEKHEQLKLELDVRQSVNQGSLERSVQFVQSVSYPVTPLIDETRKLLPAHSYLRSYSFGEDTINISVDFESMKDISSYIEHLLASDYFKDTQISSISNFNVELDEHKEQTPEQKFKEVPRYAVMITATIDYMYLAGGRRS, encoded by the coding sequence ATGGTTCCTGATATTAACCTCTTACCTCAGCTCGAGAAAAAGGCGGCGTCTCCAAAGGTACTCTACGGAGTGCTCATTGTAGCCGTGTTAATCATCGTTGCGTATTTATTATTTATGTTTTTCTCAGTCAAAAGTGATTTACAAGTATTGACAGCTGAAGAACAGACACTCACGGAAAAGCACGAGCAATTAAAGCTGGAATTAGATGTACGACAAAGTGTCAACCAAGGCTCTTTAGAACGCTCGGTCCAATTTGTGCAAAGTGTTTCGTACCCGGTTACACCACTGATTGATGAAACACGCAAACTATTACCAGCACATTCTTATTTACGTAGCTATTCATTTGGTGAAGATACTATTAATATTTCCGTAGATTTTGAATCAATGAAGGATATTTCCTCTTATATAGAGCATTTGTTGGCAAGTGATTATTTTAAAGATACACAAATCAGTTCTATTTCAAACTTTAACGTTGAGCTTGACGAGCACAAAGAGCAAACGCCAGAGCAAAAGTTTAAAGAAGTTCCTCGTTACGCGGTGATGATTACAGCGACAATCGATTATATGTATTTAGCTGGAGGTCGACGCTCATGA
- a CDS encoding prepilin peptidase has product MDMVYTVTVFIFGLVLGSFFNVVGLRVPVKESIVSPPSRCTNCNRQLTALDLVPVLSYVCLGGKCRSCGQKISWIYPLMELITGLLFAFAYWRLGFSVEFVVAILFMSLFVIVVVSDLAYMLIPDKVLIFFLPLLIIGRVVSPLTPWWDSLVGAVVGFGILYLIAVLSRGGMGGGDIKLFFLIGLVLGALETLLTLFLAATIGMIVGIVVLRLRQQGRKTPIPFGPSIALAAVVVYFFGDAMINWYVGFW; this is encoded by the coding sequence ATGGATATGGTTTATACAGTGACAGTTTTTATCTTTGGGCTCGTTCTGGGATCATTTTTTAATGTTGTGGGACTACGTGTTCCTGTGAAAGAGTCGATTGTCAGTCCACCGTCGCGTTGTACGAATTGCAACAGGCAACTAACTGCACTGGATTTAGTGCCGGTGCTGTCCTATGTCTGTTTAGGTGGCAAATGTCGTAGTTGTGGGCAAAAAATCTCATGGATTTACCCGCTCATGGAGCTTATTACGGGCCTATTATTTGCATTTGCGTATTGGCGATTAGGTTTTAGCGTAGAATTTGTTGTAGCGATTTTATTTATGTCACTATTTGTGATAGTTGTCGTTTCTGACCTGGCGTATATGCTTATACCTGATAAAGTCCTGATTTTCTTTTTGCCATTGTTGATTATTGGACGTGTGGTGTCACCATTGACACCGTGGTGGGATAGTCTTGTGGGTGCTGTAGTTGGTTTTGGCATATTATATCTTATCGCTGTACTGTCACGTGGTGGCATGGGCGGTGGGGATATAAAATTATTTTTTTTGATTGGTCTTGTACTTGGAGCATTGGAGACACTGCTCACATTATTTTTAGCTGCGACAATTGGTATGATAGTTGGCATCGTGGTACTCCGACTGCGTCAGCAGGGTAGGAAAACACCTATACCGTTTGGCCCGTCGATTGCGCTTGCTGCCGTAGTTGTTTATTTTTTTGGAGATGCCATGATAAATTGGTATGTTGGATTTTGGTAG
- a CDS encoding gamma-glutamyl-gamma-aminobutyrate hydrolase family protein, whose protein sequence is MKPIIGITAFGEDDLSSRVNVAYCKSIIEAGGIPLIIPLGVEEDVAQILSLTDGLLLSGGYDVHPFHFGAEPSPGLGQLQPERDTLELALINAALIRQMPIFGICRGIQMLNIALGGTLYQDIDSEYHSSKLLKHMQQAARGVATHYVNIVPDNLLKTIVEDDQIAVNSMHHQAINVLAEKLNVVAKSSDGIVEAVEHETLPFCLAVQWHPEEQAIVGDETAKKLFTAFIKASLKYKREA, encoded by the coding sequence GTGAAACCTATTATTGGGATAACGGCATTTGGGGAAGATGATTTATCATCAAGAGTAAATGTAGCGTATTGCAAAAGTATTATCGAAGCAGGCGGTATTCCGCTTATTATCCCACTGGGGGTAGAGGAAGATGTGGCGCAGATTTTATCGTTGACAGATGGATTATTACTGTCTGGTGGTTATGACGTGCATCCATTTCACTTTGGTGCAGAGCCGTCTCCAGGATTAGGACAGCTTCAACCAGAAAGGGATACACTAGAACTCGCTTTGATTAATGCAGCTTTAATAAGACAAATGCCGATATTTGGTATTTGTCGGGGTATTCAAATGTTGAATATTGCTCTTGGTGGCACGCTCTATCAGGACATAGATAGTGAATATCATAGTAGTAAGCTGTTAAAGCATATGCAGCAAGCAGCCCGAGGTGTTGCCACACACTATGTCAATATCGTTCCGGATAATTTATTAAAAACCATTGTGGAAGATGATCAGATTGCGGTAAATTCAATGCATCACCAAGCGATTAATGTGTTAGCGGAAAAATTAAATGTCGTAGCAAAATCGAGTGACGGTATTGTCGAAGCGGTAGAACATGAAACTTTGCCGTTTTGTCTCGCAGTGCAGTGGCATCCTGAAGAACAGGCAATCGTAGGGGATGAGACAGCGAAGAAGCTGTTCACAGCTTTTATCAAAGCGAGTTTGAAATACAAAAGAGAAGCATAG
- the lexA gene encoding transcriptional repressor LexA: MKKVSKRQEDILAFIKEEVRAKGYPPSVREIGEAVGLASSSTVHGHLARLEQKGFIRRDPTKPRAIEILEPEDSIQKQSVIHVPLVGKVTAGSPITAIENIDEYFPLPDTYGTSEDQLFMLEIMGESMIEAGIFDGDLVIVKQKSTADNGDIVVAMTEEDEATVKRFFKEKTHFRLQPENATMEPIIVDQVTILGQVVGLYRRVH; the protein is encoded by the coding sequence ATGAAAAAAGTTTCTAAAAGACAAGAGGACATATTAGCATTTATTAAAGAAGAAGTGCGCGCAAAAGGTTATCCACCATCTGTACGAGAAATCGGTGAAGCGGTTGGACTTGCTTCTAGCTCAACAGTTCATGGACATTTAGCTCGTTTAGAGCAAAAAGGCTTCATCCGTCGAGATCCAACAAAACCTCGTGCCATTGAAATTTTAGAGCCCGAGGATTCCATTCAAAAACAAAGCGTCATTCATGTACCACTAGTAGGGAAAGTAACAGCTGGATCACCTATTACGGCAATTGAAAATATCGATGAATATTTCCCTTTACCAGATACTTATGGTACAAGCGAAGATCAGCTATTTATGTTAGAAATCATGGGGGAATCGATGATTGAAGCAGGCATTTTTGACGGAGATTTAGTAATCGTCAAACAAAAATCTACTGCCGATAATGGTGATATTGTCGTTGCCATGACAGAAGAGGACGAAGCAACAGTTAAACGTTTCTTCAAGGAAAAAACACATTTCCGATTACAACCAGAAAATGCGACAATGGAGCCAATTATCGTTGACCAAGTAACGATTTTAGGACAAGTTGTAGGCTTATACCGCCGAGTTCATTAA
- the yneA gene encoding cell division suppressor protein YneA has product MNWIKKNTHISILIGAFLLFVGYLFVTDPGDITYTEIPIEHGDSLWSLAEQYRGKMGTDDWIKIVKVENELKNVNIVAGKSLVIPVVGENARPTNSIEIARNEK; this is encoded by the coding sequence ATGAACTGGATAAAGAAAAATACACATATTTCAATTTTAATCGGGGCTTTTTTACTATTTGTAGGGTATCTTTTTGTAACAGACCCTGGAGATATTACATATACAGAAATTCCTATAGAACATGGCGATAGCTTATGGTCGTTAGCAGAACAATACCGTGGTAAAATGGGAACAGATGACTGGATAAAGATTGTGAAAGTAGAAAATGAATTAAAGAACGTCAATATTGTAGCAGGAAAATCATTGGTCATACCTGTAGTGGGAGAGAACGCCAGGCCCACAAATTCAATTGAAATTGCGAGAAATGAAAAATGA
- a CDS encoding YneB family resolvase-like protein gives MNNHQSAVVYCRVSTEKETQSSSLERQEEELVHYAHQQGYDVKSVFADKHSGYDVEREGLLEMLDFIKENEIQALFVQDETRLGRGNARMAVLHLLQKTETDVFSMRDAGPVQLNEMDTMLLEILAIVEEYQRKIHNAKIRRGMRRAVENGYRPEENLSNRGNPNGQERKEVPVEEIMRLRNRGFTFEEIATSLRGLGFDISKATVHRRYKEHKKD, from the coding sequence ATGAATAATCACCAATCGGCTGTTGTCTATTGCCGCGTGAGTACAGAAAAAGAGACGCAAAGTTCCTCTCTTGAGCGCCAAGAGGAAGAATTAGTACACTATGCTCATCAGCAAGGCTATGATGTTAAGAGTGTTTTTGCGGATAAGCATAGCGGCTATGATGTTGAGCGGGAGGGTCTGCTTGAAATGCTAGATTTCATAAAAGAAAACGAGATTCAAGCATTATTTGTTCAGGATGAGACTCGTTTAGGACGTGGTAATGCACGAATGGCGGTGTTGCATTTGTTACAAAAAACAGAAACAGACGTTTTTTCCATGCGTGATGCAGGACCTGTCCAGCTGAATGAAATGGACACGATGCTCCTTGAAATTTTAGCGATTGTCGAGGAGTACCAGCGTAAAATTCATAATGCGAAGATTCGCAGAGGCATGCGTCGTGCAGTAGAAAATGGCTATCGTCCCGAAGAAAATCTGTCCAATCGTGGGAATCCTAATGGGCAGGAACGCAAGGAAGTACCTGTGGAAGAAATCATGCGACTTCGCAATCGTGGTTTTACCTTTGAGGAAATTGCCACGTCACTAAGAGGACTTGGTTTTGACATTAGTAAGGCGACTGTACATCGACGATATAAGGAGCACAAGAAAGATTAG
- a CDS encoding GNAT family N-acetyltransferase, which translates to MFVKSQRLAIREFELHDWQAVYEYTSNMNVMKYIPEGVFSEEDAKTFVSTNMDEAKNFPVVLIDENFLIGHIVFHQYFGEHTYEIGWVFNPKYYNKGYASEAAQAILNYGFKDMQLHRIIATCQPQNIPSYKVMEKIGMRREGYFQKCIPHGDEWWDEYYYAVLAEEWT; encoded by the coding sequence ATGTTTGTAAAATCACAAAGATTAGCGATACGGGAATTTGAACTTCATGATTGGCAAGCTGTCTATGAGTACACTTCCAATATGAATGTTATGAAATACATACCTGAAGGTGTTTTCAGTGAGGAAGATGCAAAAACATTTGTCAGTACGAACATGGATGAAGCGAAAAACTTTCCAGTAGTTTTAATAGATGAAAATTTCCTGATTGGGCATATCGTTTTTCATCAATATTTTGGTGAACATACGTATGAGATTGGTTGGGTGTTCAATCCTAAATATTATAATAAGGGCTATGCCTCTGAAGCAGCACAAGCAATATTGAACTATGGATTTAAGGATATGCAGCTACATAGAATTATAGCTACCTGCCAGCCACAGAATATCCCATCATACAAAGTAATGGAGAAAATCGGCATGAGAAGAGAAGGCTATTTCCAGAAATGTATACCGCACGGAGATGAGTGGTGGGATGAATATTATTACGCTGTTTTAGCGGAAGAGTGGACATAA